From the Triticum urartu cultivar G1812 chromosome 4, Tu2.1, whole genome shotgun sequence genome, the window gagggcttcgccgaggtgggcgtggctacagtgccgccgcccggcgggcgatcgctgtagcctcaccgcgtcttgtctccttaatggggcgtctccttcgagggagggggcaggccggctgtggggagccggccctgtcttgggccgactaggggaggcctggccgtcttcgggtgtctctctgctcgaaagggcccaccgcccgtgggccgcgctgacGGTCCGTCGTGGGTGGCATCAGGGtcagcatggcaacagtgccgcgccggacgggtcatggctaCCCCATACGGCACACTGTTCCAGGTGTGCTCCAggattcgagggtggcaggctttactgtagccacgccccgtcacatcgccgttatgtggatgcagacttcgagggtacgatcttgaccgctttgtgggagccggcttcttggagtcgtccttctcgcggccggcttcttggagccggccctcccacggctttcttcatgagggctaaagtcgggccgccttccgatagtcggcctgggagacagccggcaaggggaaggcagCCCCACGTCTTGGACTCTTGAGGGCCgtatcggctcgtaattttttcagaagggccagggggagccggctaggctacccgtggtcatttactccgacatcCAGCTTGGATACTTTCAACTTCtgggtcctgagttcttcacgaaatacTTCCTTGTCAAATATGGCTTCCTAAAGGTCCATCTTAAAATTCTTGATGTAATACTCccgatcctggtgatacaccagctaaggttaaaactgcatcctttactgatagatgctccatcagccttctaccatccaatccttccgaagaaatgcatgcttaactcagcatgGTGACAATAGTCTAAGCGGGTgataacatcatggatagccGTGTTTATGCCcatgtcattgccatgagctatcattccatagttgatatctcccgccttagggttttcttgacaaaaacTTCGAGTTTTAATgctccatgttccggtctttctccgaCACACCTTGATCTCAGGTATTGGCAGCTTCAATAGTCTcacaagttccataagggtagtcttcctaggtcatacaaatctggaaattCCTCATaaccttcaaattctcctagtcttcggagtcttcaaccgttgtagtttccattattctaATGCccggtaaaatcctcttcattccaaAGTGGTCTTAGTTGTTCGATATTTTGtccttcttggagtggtctcgtCAGTCAAATCTTCGTATAAtccaaaaggggaaaggggtatagtctaactaaaagggaatatttgataaacctcagaaaagaagagaggtaaaagatctttttgaaaataaagttttagaaaaaagatatttcctatgggcttgccattTTCTAGGGgccacgtcctacagtcaacatgtgctctgataccatcttgtagcgacccgatctcagacggtcaagtctttatgcttaagtgtcatccctgggtcggtatgctgacacacacaatactcgaggatttataacagaggtaaatcacatgtataaagtaacgtaaatactattacctcaatccataaaGCGGAAGTAACAataaggttgtggattcccatcaacaccaatggcaaagttgagtgtagaaatcgtaaccctaatgtatcacttactcgtcgtaagattcctgcaacatgagacattgtagccatgtaggtcagtatattgaatgtactagcaatttcacactgtagagcaatgTTGAAATAATGGCtaacactacatgcatatttggctggtggaggctctaagtttaattttgcataaagctaatttttccctacaacaaaggaatatatatttttaactacaaagttggttgaaattattgagaaggttcctccagctcaatcccaaaataataattataacccaacaaattaattaagtaaagtgatgagatcaacataataattcaagtacaagatactcaagatgtccataactggggacacggctaatcatgattagtttgtacactctgtagaggtttgcaaacttttccccacaagactcaatctccccCATTGTGTtgctcgcactgcatggtgtttgagaaatggatgaccgagacacagtctttctgaagaggtccccttaaccgatagataggctgGGACACCTACAGTCCCttcatctgctagcccatcatggaaaggtttcccacaacttactcaactatgccagagcccataatggcttgtggctgcacacagaagcttctagcatgaataatcttatgatccctttgagcctgggtggcattccatagggtgatcacacgggtactccgggatccccttgggcaagcactgggttctccaggtgcccgagcaaaccactgggtgctccagggtgccccaaccaatccacccagatgtgtattagagtagccaccttaagttaaaccttagttaacaataatctctcacatctttcatgaattctctcaaaccaaaccatgtctacgagcataggatagcagtataagcataacgtagtaacactcatggtttgaaataaaaggcaataggttcctacctcatcaactacttcccaaatacCCACATATTATCAATCCTGCttatgcaatgtttgagggttgaaactaatgcataaaaactgggtaataatggggcatgatcaaagtgtgaacttgccttgtactgttgatgaagatgattcgcacttataactcctgatagttctactcatcacactacggtcaatctatcgtaagcaagcaatttcatacataagcactcatacaaaagaatcgaagaaaagatctcggaaaacttcgaaaacatgcaaataactcttgcaacagaaAACAATTTCTAATAGTACCAAAATTGGGCGAATTTGGTCTCATCgtaaagtttaggtcaagagcttcaattaggaaaaagaatcaattaaatcagagttacgaaactcaagttatgatcaaaataagtttgaatatgaatttgaacaaatttcgaaatttgaaaatttcaaaaagttgatgtgacaggttcactggataggtgaaaacaagacgaaactataggcgctggttcatctaatttggatgaatGGGTAAAAAGGTATCGCTATTGGAAAAATCAGGGCCAAACTGTTTTACGAAAGAAAAATAGTTACGGCTAAAAGAATTctaggtctaatgtataaatacagaggctaattgataatctaattgtTCTGTCGTACTAGTATAGAAATAATAAACTACGTAAGTataaaaagaaaaatgaagaaagatacctttataaggtagagaaaagacgacttcggagagaggagacaatttccagaagtcccgccggagaggagaaaaatatttttctttaatgaatatagtcaaaccaaaatattgatttaacccgaatcggatgatttttggaggctctatggatCTATATTTATAGGTCGAAAAGAGGTTTAGAGGTCACAGACTAGGCAATGTGGGATTAAACATAGACGTATAAAAATAGAAAAGAGAAAAACGCACGGGCTAAAGTGTTCGGCCGGCCGACGCATGCGCGCTGCAgttttttttttgaacttttttaaGAAAAAACGCACAgaaaggagtaggagaggaggaaggaaagagagggggcgccgccccctccctagtccaattcagacttgccatgggggggcgcgtggccaccccttgaggcccttctctcctttcccgtatgtcccattaaggcccactacttcccccgacgaattcccgtaactctccggtactctgaaaaatacccgaatcactcggaacatttccaatgtccgaatataaccttccaatatatcgatctttatgtctcgaccattttgagactcctcgtcatgtccgtgatctaatccgggactccgaacaaccttcagtacatcaaatcacataactcataatacaaatcgtcatcgaacgttaagcgtgcggaccctatgggttcgagaaccatgtagacatgaccgagacacatctccggtcaataaccaatagtggaacctggatgctcatattggctcctacatattctacgaagatctttatcggtcaaaccgcataacaatatacgttgttccctttgtcattagtatgttactttcccgagatacgatcgtcggtatcatcataactagttcaatcttgttaccggcaagtctctttactcgttccataatgcaacatcccacaactaactcattagtcacattgcttgcaaggcttataatgatgtgcattaccgagagggcccagagatacctctccgatacacggagtgacaaatcctaaactcgatctatgccaactcaacaaacaccattggagacacctgtagatcatctttatagtcacccagttacgttgtgatgtttgatagcacactaagtgcctccggtattcgggagttgcataatcttatagtcatagtaacatgtataagttatggagaaagcaatagcaacaaactaaacgatcatcgtgctaagctaacggatgggtcaagtcaatcacatcattctctaatgacgtgatctcgttaatcaaatgacaacgcatgtctatgattaggaatttaaccatctttgattaacgagctagtcaagtagaggcatactagtgacactcagtttgtctgtgtattcacacatgtactaagtttccggttaatacaattctagcatgaataataaacatttatcgtgataaaaggaaatataaataacaactttattattgcctctacggcatatttccttcagctcaCCATGGCGGAAGAAGGGTGACATCCATAGGTAGGTCGCTGCCTTTGTCATGAGTCACGGCCGAGAAGGTCTGGCAGGACTGAATGGAGCGGATCCAGATGCTGGCTATGAGGAACATCTCCGCCTACACGCTTCCCTAGGGCCACAACCGCCACCTACCACTCTGAGATGTTGTAGTCGTCGCCGCCGACACTCGCTGCTTCATGATGCCGCCAGGGCTGCCACCACCACGAGGAATGTCTAAGAAGTTAGTCTTCATTTTAGTATTGCTCGCCAGATTATTTTTAGTTCAACAAATGTCATACTCAATTTTCATATTCTATGGAAAACCATTTAATTCCAAGAAACACAAAAGAGGTCTAATCGACAACAATTCCATTATCATCATACATCAAGTTTCATATTTGTTGGTCGCCGCCTTCACGGAGGCTCCTGCGACACATCAACAATAGAAGGACCGAGTGTGGATGAGCCGCATTGAGCGGGTGTTGTAGGTCAGACGACTTTAAATCTTTGGTGGAGAGCACGATGCCACAACTCCTCCACATCCTCCTTACCACCTGGCCCTTGAGACGCGGTAGAGCGGGCACATGTCGTTGTTGGGGGTCGGGGTCGCTCACCATGGAGTAAGATGGGTGGCATCCATAGTTAGGTGTGCATGGTGCATGCAGCTAGATATAGAGACCCTAGTCAAGGGGAGAGGAGGAGTTGAGCGGCGAAGGCGCAACCTCATTATGTAGGAAGATCCTTACACGAAGGGGAATCGACCACTAaggatagatagatagatagatagatagatagatagagagagagagagagagggaaggctCGTGCGGTGTAGGCTGAATCAGGGAAAAAGATTCACTAAACCAGTGGGGAggggaacaataaaaaaattggTAGGGTATCCCTTCGATCGGTGGGTGTCGTGGGTACCAATGAGGGCTACTACGGATTGTCATTTAATAATAAATTGTCCTATAATAATAAAAGAGAGAGTGATTATAGACATATGGTTGATTCCTTTCATAAATGTTGCCTTGTGTTACCAAGCATTGATTCCTCTCCATAGATTTGGTTTGTAAAGATTGATTAGAGATCACCATGATTGATTCCTTTACATAACAACATTACTAAATATATTGAAAATCAATCTACATGATTTGTGCAGATTTGGCAGATAAAAACCGGATTAATTAGATTAGTGGCTTAAAACGGTTTAAATTAATTGGTGGGATGGAAAAAAAGTCGGTGGGGAAGGTTTAACCGGAATAAAGGCAATGCTACCAAACTCACCATGGCGTATAGGTTTGTGTCGATTCTGATAGTATGTCGAACACAAGATAATAGGTTAGTCATAGAAAAAAAATCAATAGGTAAAAACGAAGCCAGAAAATGAAACATAGAAAAAAGGGGGAAAACGCACGCATGCATCAAATGGGTTGGCTTAATTTGATTATTGTTAATGTTTTGGTAAGATTTGCTTTGTGTTTGGGTATGAGTAGTGGAAGGGAAGGATTGTTTGGTTTCAGTTGAGattttgttttgatttgattGAGTTAATGCACGACGTTGTTTTGGAAAGTGCCAATTTGATTGGATTTTGTTTTGGTACATTATCAATTCTGACAATATGCCGAGCACAAAATAATAGGTTGGTCATAAAAAATGAAACGGAAAAAAGGAAACCAAAAAACAAAACgtacaaaaaataaaaaaaatgtgTGGATGCGTCAGGCCAGCCAAGTTTGATTATAGTTGATGTTTTTGGTAAGAATTGATTTGATTTGGGTAGTAGGAAAGTATTGATTTAGTTGAGATTTTGTTACGATTTGATTTGAATGATTTATAATGCATGGCATAGTTTTGGGAAGGTGCCATTTGATTAAGTTAATGCACGCGccaaatgggctggcccaacttGGCCGCGCTTCAACTGGGGGTGTTTGGTTTTCTGGTTTGCATGTGGCTCGCACCCGCCATGCAAAACTTGAATGGTTTGGTAGGCTGCATGGGCTGGTGAGCCTGGTCCGTGGATGCAAATGAAGGCCTCCCAGCCAGGCTGAGGGAAACGCAAGTTTCTCGCGTTTCTCGCATGCAGGCTCTGGCTCGTTCGTTTTTCTTCTGCTTCGTATCTTTCATCTCTTCGTCGCTAGACCAAACGTCGCCGCGGCTGCCGTCAAACCCCGTTGTCCGCGGTCAACCTCCACCAAGCGCCGCCGTCGTCCTCGACCAAGTGTTGGTCGTCGCCGTCGTCGTTCACGACCAAgggtagccgccgccgccgtcctcgacCAAGCACCACCGCCGTCGTCCTCGACcaagcgccgccgccgtcgtcgtcctCGACCAagcatcgccgccgccaccgtcctGGACCAagtgccgtcgccgccgccgtcgtcctcgACCAAGTGTCGTCGCCGTCGTCCTCGACCAAGGGTTGCAGCCGCCGCCGTCCTCGACCAAGCATCGTTGTTGCCGTCGTCGTCCCACCGTCTGGAGCTGCTGAGCTCCAGATCTCGTTACCCCGGGCTGCTGCGTCACCGCGTTCCTCACTGAAGGAAACGATCAGTGCCTTTGCACGGTGACTCGCGGCAACATCGGTCGAGTCTGCGCAACTTGGTCGATCCATCTCCTCTGTTTCAGTTCAAGTATGGGAGATAGCTAATGGAGCAATGCAGTTTTGGTCATGACGGGATTAGGTACTAGCCATATATCGCTCAAGTAGCTAGCAAACAATGATATGGCAAGACCAGCAAAATTCAGAAAAACCTGCTCGTGGTGCAGCAATATCATGCAAGTTCACCAAACAGCCATCTCTGGTCATACTTGCATCAGCCCAACCAGGCCAAGCTCACCCAGGACGCCCCATGCAATGCAGCCTGTAGCTACACAAGgaaccaaacacaccctaaaTGTCCCTGTATAATGCACGTGGGCATAATATAGGGTTTGCCGACGGTTGATGGGAATGAGGGGAGACTACCAACCCTTCCTTAAAAGTAGAGATAAAAAGGTAGAGTGCCTCATCATTTTATTACGGAAAACATTTTTTTTAGCAACAACATTTTTTTTGTTTTAATCTATGTTGTCGGGCCGGGCCTGACTACACCCGGGCTTTTCATCTTGGGGTCGGCTCTGCGGAGCCCAGCCCGGCCCGGCCCTGATTCTCCCTAGTCACTCACGAGCAACCCAGTGTCGGGCCCACGCGTCGGTGCACATACCCGTGGCCACCCACCCCCCACCGGTCACCACACAGACGCGCACCCAAGCGATCGACCTTTACCCCGTCCCGTCCCGTCTAGTACTACTCTACTCGTCTAGGTCTAGCCGTCTCCATCCTCGGAGCCGCACCCCCAACCCAATCAATCCAGCCAACCCCCCGTCCGGCCGCGGCGCGACCCAATCCACCCACCACAGATCGACCCCCCACCACGTCTCGCCtcccagagagagagagagagagggagaggtcgGGGGCGGGGCTCGCTCGGCTCGATCCATGGCCTCGGACCAAACCCTCCCACTCCCACCCCCACCGCTACTCCCGTCCAACCCCAACCAGATCCCCACCCCGACCCCGACCGCACCGCACCCGACCCCGTCCCCGTCCCCCGCCTCCGCCGCGCGCAAGCTCCCCATCAAGCGCCGCTCCCCGCCGCGCCCctcctcctcgccctcctcctccgccggcgccgcctcctccGGCCAGAACCCGCCCTTCAAGTTCCAGCGCATCTGGTCCGAGTCCGACGAGCTGCGCTTCCTGCAGGGCCTCCTCGGCTGCGGCGCGCAGGGCCTCGTCTTCCCGCGCGACCTCAACGTCTTCTACGACCGCTTCTCCGAGTCCATGCCGCAGCCCTACACCCGCTCCCAGCTCTCCGAGAAGCTCCGCCGCCTCAAGAACAAGCACCGCAACGTCTCCTCCCGCGTCGCCAGGGGCCTCGACCCCGCCCGCCTCGCCCCGCACGACCGCGACGTCCTCCACCTCTGCTCCCGCCTCTGGGAccccgccaacgccgccacctcgcccttcgccgccgccgccgcgcccgcagGCTCCTCGGGGAACAAGCGCCGCCGCTCCAACCCTGCCGTCGTGCCGCTCGACGTCCCGGCCCCCTCGGGGGACAGCAACTCCCATGGCTACAATGGGATCGGTTCCTCCACCCCCGGCGCCGCCTTCCCCGATGACAACGGCGCCGAGGATGTGATGTATCTTGAGCAGGAGAGCGGCCACCACCTCTATTTTGACGAGGGTGCCGCCTTTGTTGCCGACGGCAACCTTGATGGGATTACCTTGGACGGGATTGCGCTGGACCAGGCTGAGACAATGGCTGTTCTCACCGATGTCGGTGACAATGGAGTTgttgccggtgacgatggagttGTTGGCAACGACGCAGCTCCCCAAAATGCTGTCAACAATGGAGGTAATCCCCAAAATGCTATGAACAATGGAGGTACCGGTCAGAACGGTAACTGCAATGTATTGCTGCCGCGTAGCAGCGAGCATCGCATGGCAAGCGCCGTGCTGGATGTATTTGAGGAGTGTTTGAGAGAGGCAAAGGCCGATGGAATAGTCAACGGTGGCAATGCCCAGGAAAGCGAACTCGCCAGGCGATGGAGGGCGCAGAGGATTGATGAGCTTGATGTGTTGAGCCGAAGGCTCAGGTTGATCATTGAGGATGCTACCGCCGCTGGGCACTGAATGAGATGTATCCGATGACGTGCTTCCACCCTTTGCCGCCATGTATAGAAGAAATCAGGTTATTATGCATGCTATGTTTTTGTAGCGCATTGCTCAGCTTGAGCCTTGCCTTAGCCGCTCTAGTTACAAATTATGCCTATGTGACATTGCTATGGATATTGTTGTTCCGTTTAATAATTTAATCACTCGATCGTCTTAATAATGCCTTATGATTCCAGCATTGTTGTTTATATAGCATGCTTCTGCCACTATCATTTTCAGTTTATGCTAATGAGTAATCAGTAGTTCATGTAGCTTCAGCCCTCCACTATTACATGTTGTTCTAACTGCGCAAATAGCATAGGGTTCGACCACTGTGGGACAGATTAAATCTCATTGATCTATTTTGTGGGGCAAATAAACTATTGTACCTTGTTTTCTTCTTAATTATGAGCTGGGGGTTGGTTGTACCCTTGGTCTCGTTATTTTGAACCTACAAACTGTGAAAGATGAATATGCTGTTTCCCCACGGACCAAATTTATTCTGGTTGCTTTTTGTTGACTCATTTCCATGCTATTGCAAAAATTGTAATTCAAACAATGATTTAGATTGTCACGAGGTGCCACGGTATAGGAAATACCAACCCTATGTATGGACTAGGAATGTATGTTATCCTGCTTTAGACTCAGCAGATCTATTGTGCAATTTTGGTGTCACTGGGATTGGGTGGAATAGGTGCGGTAATGGTATTACATTGGTATTGACTGTTTCATTCAGATGAAGATTTGTATTTGAACCTAATTGACCATTTAAGACATTCATGGTACCCAATTCAAGCCAAATTTGAATTTCCATTAGCTGATTATAGGATAACAATGTAGAAAAGCGTCCTTGTTTTGTGATTCTGACCCTGACCAAGTGATGTGTTGGTTGGAGTATTAGATAACTTGTCAGATGGCATCCTTTTATGCAATTTGAGACCGTTGTTCTTTTTAATCAACTATAATCATTCCGCAATCTGCAGCAGGCCTATCCCAGCTgtatgttgtttgcttatgttGCCATCTTCTCATAACGACCTTATTTATAGAAGTAAATTGTATTTTTCAGTGAGAGCATTATGTCTCTATGCCCTGATGCTTCGTGATATGATGCTGGTGCTGATTCTCTGCATACCTGATAGGGTTCTAGATCTACTTGAATTAGTTGCATTGCTGCCGAGACTATTTTGCTCAACAAAATATCTAGTCAGCATAACCAAATAATATAAGTGATGTAAATTGATGTCTGTGAATCCCATTAAGATTTACATCCAACATCGGGATGCCTGTTTATTAGTTGTTACACTGTCTTAACATAGTTATGTTTTCTCTCAAATAAAAGAATGGCCACCGTTTTGAATTATCTTCTTTAAGCTGAAATATATGACATAGCACATAAGAAGCCTCAATCTGTTTTTTTTTGTTTCATTCGAGGACATATGTTAGATAATGCTGTCCTCATTTGCATATAGAGGAATGCTGGAGCAAACATGATGTCTGTTTGCGTGAGAATATTTTTTTTGTAATGTTATTGTGGAATGTAATGTTTTGTATCGATTCTTCCATTTAACTTGTGCTCAGTGATGGCCAAATTTTCCAGGTGACTGGTGTAGTGCATCTACAGTTTTTCTGGAGATCTCTTAACCATTCATTTTTTCAGAGGACCATTTATTCATTTAGCTCTTCGGATTGCATGAGGATTGTGCATCTCCACATTCTCGACTGAATGTTTTTCCTTTGTTTCTTCATAATGTGTTTCGGCATTTTTCTTGGATTCCTTTATAGATATAGCCCAGTGGTCAGTGCCTAGGTCATGACTTGTCTTCAGGTCCAAATTCAACTTCTTGCTCTAGTACGTACTGATTATCTTTCACCGATGTATATGGGTCTCCATTCTGATCAAATGGATCACCAGTTTGCAGCTTTTGCTTGCTGATCTTTTTCAATGCACGATATCACCAGCTTGCGAGTGTCATTGATCGAGCTGATCCGTGAATTTTGAACCCTGCTGATCTTGTCACATCTTTTTTCTGCTGTCTGTAATCTTTGGCTGTGGCACAAATCAAAGGAGTAGATCTCTCTACCTCTTGCAGCTGGTGTATCTTTGGCCAGACCACTTCATATCAAATGAGAGGATCGCTTTAGTTTCCGCAGTTCGTATCATCTTGGGAATAATTGACTTGTTTTCTGCCTGCCAGCTATGAGAGTTGCCCCCAAACATGCACATAATGAGTTGCTGGTAACTTGCTAATAACTTGGCTTCCATGAGCAGAATGCAGATTGTCTCTTTCGGTTTTGCTAAAAGTCAGGGCCCAAAAATGCGACTAAATCTAAATTTGTTTTTCGGTTAACCGATGAATAGGGCTTCTCTATTTTTATCTCAAAATGTTTTGCGCTGTACATGATCGTAGCCTCAACCTCTTGCTGCTGACAGTGGCTTGACCGCAGCTGAGCACATCGCTTGATCCATTAGACTTGAAAAACAGCATGCTATCATCAACGAAAAAAAAGTTGGTTCACTGCCTGGGCAGTGGGAGCCATCACAATACATTGCAAGTTTGATGATTCACTTCCGAGTTTTAGGAGTGAAAAACAGCAGGTTATCATCAACGGAAAACAAGTTGGTTCACTGCCTGGGCAGTGGGAGCCAACATTGCAAGTTTGATGATTCACTTCTGAGTTTTAGGAGGCACGGCGCTGCTAACAAGAACAAGTACGGACCCTACTTCGCTTGGTTTCATCGTTCTCTGAGGATATATCTGACGGTTAGGTATGAACCAAAAGAAAGCGCCCGGGTCTGCCGGGTCATCTCCGTCCGGAGGTAGTCGTCGCGCGCCCACCGTAGGGCGTCCGCGTCGGAGAAGTCGCAtcgggctatctcctcgtactccggGGGAGActgggctccggcttgggcgcgacggcggcggaagggcacgacgccgttggtggcctcgagctactcggcgtgacggcggcg encodes:
- the LOC125550377 gene encoding probable transcription factor At5g28040 produces the protein MASDQTLPLPPPPLLPSNPNQIPTPTPTAPHPTPSPSPASAARKLPIKRRSPPRPSSSPSSSAGAASSGQNPPFKFQRIWSESDELRFLQGLLGCGAQGLVFPRDLNVFYDRFSESMPQPYTRSQLSEKLRRLKNKHRNVSSRVARGLDPARLAPHDRDVLHLCSRLWDPANAATSPFAAAAAPAGSSGNKRRRSNPAVVPLDVPAPSGDSNSHGYNGIGSSTPGAAFPDDNGAEDVMYLEQESGHHLYFDEGAAFVADGNLDGITLDGIALDQAETMAVLTDVGDNGVVAGDDGVVGNDAAPQNAVNNGGNPQNAMNNGGTGQNGNCNVLLPRSSEHRMASAVLDVFEECLREAKADGIVNGGNAQESELARRWRAQRIDELDVLSRRLRLIIEDATAAGH